The genomic DNA TCCCTATAACGTGAACATTTTCTCTCACTTGTATATCTTACTGAGCCGCTCACGCAAGGTTTCAACCCGGATGTTCTCCGGAACCATTTCAAAAGAAGAAATGGATACGATGATGAACGATTTATTGTATCCGGTTGCAAAAAAGACGATCGAGCACATCGAGAAGTACTTGCATACGCCTTTGCCGGACAGTGAAATCTACTTCCTCTATCAGTATCTGGTGTCATCCCGCATGCAGGGCTCGCTATCCATCACATCCACGTTTTCACCAGAGGTAATGGACGTGACGAATGCCTATATTGATCATATGAGCTGCATAGTGGGCATCGAGTTTGATCACAAGGCCATGTTCATCGATCTTGCCAATCATATCAAGCCCATGCTGAATCGCCTGGCGCATAAAATCCGGGTGCAGAACAATCTATTGAGTCAGATCGAGAGCACGTATGAAGATGTCTTCACCGGAGTGAAAAAAGTGTCCTGCATGGTGAGTGAAACGTTTAAGCTGCCGGTCATCAACGACGATGAGATCGGGTTCATCACCCTGTATTTTGCCAAGGCCCTTGAAACCGGTCAGCATCATCGACCGCTGAAAACCTTGATCATGTGCACGACGGGGATCGGGACATCCGAGCTGTTGAAGGCGAAGGTGGCGAAGAAGTTCCCTGAACTCGAGATCGTGGATGTGATCGCATCACGCAATATCCGGATGATTCAGGAGAACTATGCCGATGCCGATCTGATCTTGAGTACGGTTCAGATCACCGAAGAAGTGCCGATCCCGTCCTTACTGGTCAGCGCCATGTTTACAGCCGATGATCAGAAGCGACTGCAGGCGAAGATCGAGGTGATCCAGCGTGGCCACTAACTCACTCTATCAGGTTCATTTCCGTTCTGCGTTGGCATCACGAGAATCAGTCTACTCCTTTTGTGCCGATCACGCATCAAACGATTCGTCCACCCGGCATCATCTGCTCCAGGCATTCCATGACCGGGAGAAGGTGGGCAGTACCCAGATTGCAGAGCACGTCGTCATGCCCCATATCGAGAGCGACCAACTGGACCAGAGTCAGATTATTGTCATCCGTCCGGCTGAACAGATCCGATGGGAAGCGGGAATTGAAAAAATCCAGTTAGTGATCGTGCTTTTATTGAAACGAAATGAAAGCGCTGCGATAAAAAGAGAGCTCATCGGTTTCACACGCACTTTGGCAGATGAAGACCATATCAACGAACTTCTTGAGACGGAAGAAGAAGCAGCATTCATTAATAAAATCATACCGAATAGGGAGGAATCACAATGAAAATCGTAGGAGTAGCAGCATGCACAGTCGGAATTGCACACACATATATCGCACAGGAAAAGCTGGAGAACGCAGGGAAGAAAGCCGGTCATGAGATCCAAATCGAAACGCAGGGGACCATCGGGATCGAAAATGCCCTGACTCAAAATCAGGTCGATGAAGCGGACATCGTCATCTTGGCATCCGATGTAAAAATTGCCGGACGCGAGCGTTTTGAAGGGAAACGCATCATCCAGGTGACGACGGAAATCGCCGTGAAGTCACCGAATAAACTCATCCAAAAAGCGGCAGAGGTAGTCAGCCAACAGAAACAAACAGGGGGGCGAACATGATGGAAGTAAAAGACATTGTCGATTTGAATACGATTCACACAAACATCAGAGCCACGAATAAGGAAGAGGCCATTCAAGAACTGGCGGAAACGTTGCTGGCTAACGGATACATCACCGATATGGAAGATTTCCTAAAGGATATCTATGCAAGGGAAGCGATGGGGCAGACAGGCATCGGGAATTATATCGCAATCCCTCATGGGAAGAGTGACTCGGTCAAGAAGATCGGGGTGGCAATCGGAATCACCCAAGATGAAATTGAGTGGGAGACCCTCGATGGGAAAGGCGTCAAAGGAATCATTCTCTTCGCTGTCGGCAATGACAACGACGGGGCACAAAATCACCTGAAACTGTTATCGCTGTTTGCGAGGAAACTCGGGAATGACGAGGTCATTGAAAAGATGCTGCAGTCTGAAAATGCCGAGGACGTAAAAGAGGCGCTGTGCGGCTAGAGAGGCGATACATCTGAAGTTTTACTGATAGGTTGGCTGTTTTTTAGTTGCTGAGATTGAATGTCAAAATCGACGATTTGATCGTAGGAGGAAGAAAGATGAGTAAACTAAAACAATTAAATCTGAAGGGTCACCTGTTGACGGCGATTTCCTATCTGATTCCGATCGTGTGTGGAGCGGGCTTCCTGATTGCGATCGGTATGGGATTCGGGGGCACGGCACAGGGGTCCCTCGTACAAGGTGAATTCTCTATCTGGGACGCGCTTGCGACCATGGGTGGCGCAGGACTTGGCCTCCTTCCCGTCGTCATTGCCACGGGGATCTCGTATTCGATTGCCGGTAAGCCGGGGATCGCACCGGGTTTCATCATCGGATTGACGGCTAATGCCATCGGCGCAGGCTTTATCGGAGGAATTCTTGGAGGCTTCTTATCCGGATTTTTAGCAGTAGCACTGATCAAACATATCAATGTTCCAAAGTGGGCGAAAGGGCTCATGCCTACGTTGATCGTTCCGTTCTTCACATCCATCATCGGCGGACTGATCATGGTATATGTGATCGGAATACCGATTGCTGCGTTCACGTCGCTCCTCACCACCGCCCTTAACAGTCTCGGCACTTCTTCATTATTGGTATTCGGGGGTGTGGTTGGACTCTTGAGCGGTGTTGATTTCGGCGGACCGATCAATAAGACCGTCTTTGCCTTTGTACTTACGATGCAGGCAGAGGGGATTAACGGACCGATCACGGCGCTTCAACTGGTCAATACGGCTACGCCGATCGGATTTGGACTTTCCTTCTTCATTGCGAAATTGTTCGGCAAGAACATCTACACCCGTTCAGAAGTGGAAACGTTGAAATCGGCTGTGCCCATGGGTGTCATCAACATTGTCGAAGGTGTCATCCCGATCGTCATGAACGACATCGTCCGCTGTGTGACGGCTGTCGCCATCGGGGGTGCTGCCGGAGGAGCGGTCACCATGGTCCTCGGGGCCGATGCAACGGTACCGTTCGGCGGTGTACTGATGCTTCCGACCATGTCCCAGCCTTGGACAGGAGCGGTGGCCATTCTCGTCAACGTATTGGTAACGGGTGTTGCCTTGGCACTGCTTAAGAAAAATGTAAAAGAAGATGAACAGATCGAAGTGGAGGAAGAAGACATCGATCTCGACGATATTAAAATCATTTGATTCATAGAGAAGTGGAGGAAATATAAATGAAAAAAGTAGAATTTTCCCCATCGCTCATGACGATGGACCTGGATCAATTTAAAGAGCAGATCACATTCCTCAATGACCACGTGGGCTCGTATCACATCGACATCATGGACGGGCACTATGTTCCAAATATCACGTTATCACCGTGGTTCATCCAGGAGGTGCGCAAGATCAGCAATCTTCCATTGTCAGCGCATCTCATGGTGACCAATCCAAGTTTTTGGGTGCAGCAGCTGGTCGATCTGAAATGCGAGTGGATCTGCATGCACGCAGAAGTTCTCGATGGTCTTGCCTTCCGTCTGATTGACCAGATCCAGGATGCGGGACTGAAAGCAGGCGTCGTCCTGAATCCGGAGACGCCGATCGACACGATCTTCCCTTATATCGATCTTGTGGATAAGATCACCATCATGACCGTCGATCCCGGTTTCGCGGGTCAGCGTTTCATCGACAGCACCCTCGATAAGATCGTGGCATTAAGGGAGCTAAGGGAAGAAAAGGGTTATCGATATGTGATCGAAATGGACGGTTCTTCAAGCAGGAAGACCTTCAAGAAGATCGATGCGGCCGGTCCGGATATTTACATTGTCGGACGGAGCGGATTATTCGGACTGAGCGAAGATATCGAAACATCATGGAAAACGATGTGCCAGG from Rossellomorea marisflavi includes the following:
- a CDS encoding BglG family transcription antiterminator; translation: MSSKVSYEQDLLRYLSKKQEYVTSKDLLEVLNVSQKTVYRLINKINAECDGEPLIVSERGRGYRLDYEKFIAYQKHLANPKQGQLTPQERRKRIMGELLLSSPTPINVYHLFSHYYVGESVTFHDEQMMSEELKKYHLVLERKRRTLAILGEEVNIRKALKDTIEIFNTIDLDDLKRNQELQFNQYDVLFILDQLRKIEEDLEITIPYPYNVNIFSHLYILLSRSRKVSTRMFSGTISKEEMDTMMNDLLYPVAKKTIEHIEKYLHTPLPDSEIYFLYQYLVSSRMQGSLSITSTFSPEVMDVTNAYIDHMSCIVGIEFDHKAMFIDLANHIKPMLNRLAHKIRVQNNLLSQIESTYEDVFTGVKKVSCMVSETFKLPVINDDEIGFITLYFAKALETGQHHRPLKTLIMCTTGIGTSELLKAKVAKKFPELEIVDVIASRNIRMIQENYADADLILSTVQITEEVPIPSLLVSAMFTADDQKRLQAKIEVIQRGH
- a CDS encoding PTS sugar transporter subunit IIA → MATNSLYQVHFRSALASRESVYSFCADHASNDSSTRHHLLQAFHDREKVGSTQIAEHVVMPHIESDQLDQSQIIVIRPAEQIRWEAGIEKIQLVIVLLLKRNESAAIKRELIGFTRTLADEDHINELLETEEEAAFINKIIPNREESQ
- a CDS encoding PTS fructose transporter subunit IIC; this encodes MSKLKQLNLKGHLLTAISYLIPIVCGAGFLIAIGMGFGGTAQGSLVQGEFSIWDALATMGGAGLGLLPVVIATGISYSIAGKPGIAPGFIIGLTANAIGAGFIGGILGGFLSGFLAVALIKHINVPKWAKGLMPTLIVPFFTSIIGGLIMVYVIGIPIAAFTSLLTTALNSLGTSSLLVFGGVVGLLSGVDFGGPINKTVFAFVLTMQAEGINGPITALQLVNTATPIGFGLSFFIAKLFGKNIYTRSEVETLKSAVPMGVINIVEGVIPIVMNDIVRCVTAVAIGGAAGGAVTMVLGADATVPFGGVLMLPTMSQPWTGAVAILVNVLVTGVALALLKKNVKEDEQIEVEEEDIDLDDIKII
- a CDS encoding fructose PTS transporter subunit IIA, whose product is MMEVKDIVDLNTIHTNIRATNKEEAIQELAETLLANGYITDMEDFLKDIYAREAMGQTGIGNYIAIPHGKSDSVKKIGVAIGITQDEIEWETLDGKGVKGIILFAVGNDNDGAQNHLKLLSLFARKLGNDEVIEKMLQSENAEDVKEALCG
- a CDS encoding PTS fructose transporter subunit IIB, producing MKIVGVAACTVGIAHTYIAQEKLENAGKKAGHEIQIETQGTIGIENALTQNQVDEADIVILASDVKIAGRERFEGKRIIQVTTEIAVKSPNKLIQKAAEVVSQQKQTGGRT
- the alsE gene encoding D-allulose 6-phosphate 3-epimerase; its protein translation is MKKVEFSPSLMTMDLDQFKEQITFLNDHVGSYHIDIMDGHYVPNITLSPWFIQEVRKISNLPLSAHLMVTNPSFWVQQLVDLKCEWICMHAEVLDGLAFRLIDQIQDAGLKAGVVLNPETPIDTIFPYIDLVDKITIMTVDPGFAGQRFIDSTLDKIVALRELREEKGYRYVIEMDGSSSRKTFKKIDAAGPDIYIVGRSGLFGLSEDIETSWKTMCQDYEDMTQKVLS